The following coding sequences lie in one Rhizobium sp. ZPR4 genomic window:
- a CDS encoding GntR family transcriptional regulator — MDASASGSGPIARMSLHDAIVNRLRDMIIEGELPPGSRIHETQMGQRLGVSRTPLREAIKFLASEGLVELVPSRGAVVRQFSAKDLRDMLLVLKTLEVLAGGIACERATDEQIAHIRSLHEEMLGHYRKHRRMEYYKLNQSIHSAIVALSDNEPLAYTHGMLQGRLKRMRFVSHEGEENWAKAVSEHEEMIAALEARDAARLSEIIERHLSAAWERVEASL, encoded by the coding sequence ATGGATGCATCGGCGAGCGGGTCCGGGCCGATTGCCCGCATGTCGCTTCACGACGCAATCGTCAACCGGCTGCGCGACATGATCATCGAGGGCGAGCTGCCGCCCGGTTCCCGCATCCATGAAACCCAGATGGGCCAACGGCTCGGCGTGTCCCGCACACCCTTGCGCGAAGCGATAAAATTCCTCGCGAGCGAGGGACTTGTCGAGCTCGTACCGAGCCGGGGGGCTGTCGTGCGCCAGTTCAGCGCCAAGGATCTCAGGGACATGCTGCTTGTGCTCAAGACCCTCGAGGTTCTGGCGGGTGGCATCGCCTGCGAACGCGCCACCGACGAGCAGATCGCCCATATTCGATCCCTGCACGAAGAGATGCTTGGCCACTATCGCAAGCATCGGCGCATGGAATACTACAAGCTAAATCAGAGCATTCACTCGGCCATCGTGGCCCTCTCCGACAACGAGCCGCTGGCCTATACCCACGGCATGCTGCAGGGGCGCCTGAAACGAATGCGCTTCGTCAGCCATGAGGGCGAAGAGAATTGGGCCAAGGCTGTCTCCGAGCATGAAGAGATGATCGCGGCTTTGGAAGCCCGGGATGCGGCTCGCCTGTCCGAAATCATAGAGCGGCATCTGTCGGCTGCTTGGGAGCGGGTCGAGGCCTCGCTCTGA
- a CDS encoding acetyl-CoA carboxylase biotin carboxylase subunit has translation MAEALDKAGRRFDTVLIANRGEIAARIQRACSELGLKTVAICSEADRRAPYGKTADTFLCIGPANATGSYLNQDAILLAAQLTGAGAIHPGYGFLSENAAFSEAVEKAGLAFIGPEASSIAIMGDKIAAKRAMIAAGVPCVPGPDTSLPDDPTSVERTAQEIGYPVIIKAAGGGGGRGMRVVPDAGELHEAIALTREEARQAFGSPALYMEKFLQHPRHIEIQVLCDIYGNAVWLGHRDCSMQRRHQKVVEEAPAPGISSEVIEPVSLACVEACRQIGYRGVGTFEFLYENGAFYFIEMNTRLQVEHPVTETTSGIDIVQAQIMVAQGLPLEIRQDDVACAGHSFECRINAEDSESFLPSAGTISDLALPEGSGIRVDTHIHAGYRVSPYYDSLIAKLIVHASTRAEAMAKMREALAATRIEGISTNLPLLRMLFEDEGFARGETDIHYLEQWLRQRRAA, from the coding sequence GTGGCGGAAGCTCTCGACAAGGCGGGTCGACGTTTCGATACGGTCCTGATCGCAAATCGCGGCGAAATTGCTGCGCGAATTCAGCGGGCCTGTAGCGAACTCGGCCTGAAGACGGTCGCGATCTGCTCCGAAGCCGATAGGCGGGCGCCTTACGGCAAGACCGCTGACACCTTTCTGTGCATCGGTCCCGCGAACGCGACCGGCAGCTATCTCAATCAAGATGCGATCCTCCTTGCCGCACAGCTGACCGGGGCGGGTGCGATCCACCCCGGCTACGGGTTTCTGTCCGAGAATGCTGCTTTTTCCGAAGCTGTGGAGAAAGCCGGCCTCGCATTCATTGGCCCCGAAGCCTCCTCGATCGCGATCATGGGCGACAAGATAGCGGCGAAGCGGGCAATGATTGCTGCAGGTGTCCCTTGCGTGCCCGGTCCTGATACGTCTCTTCCGGACGACCCGACTTCCGTCGAGCGGACCGCCCAGGAGATTGGTTATCCCGTGATCATCAAGGCCGCCGGCGGCGGAGGCGGCAGAGGGATGCGGGTAGTTCCTGACGCAGGCGAGCTGCATGAGGCCATTGCTTTGACGCGGGAAGAAGCCCGTCAGGCTTTCGGCTCGCCGGCGCTCTACATGGAGAAGTTCCTCCAGCATCCGCGTCACATCGAAATTCAGGTGCTCTGCGATATCTACGGCAATGCCGTCTGGCTCGGGCACCGTGATTGCTCGATGCAGCGCCGGCATCAGAAGGTCGTGGAGGAGGCCCCGGCGCCCGGGATTTCTTCGGAAGTGATCGAGCCTGTCAGTCTGGCCTGTGTGGAAGCCTGTCGGCAGATCGGCTATCGCGGCGTCGGAACCTTCGAGTTCCTTTACGAAAATGGGGCTTTCTATTTCATCGAAATGAATACGCGTCTGCAGGTCGAGCATCCCGTTACTGAGACGACCAGCGGGATCGATATCGTCCAAGCACAGATAATGGTCGCCCAGGGTCTTCCCCTTGAAATACGCCAGGACGATGTGGCGTGTGCCGGCCATTCCTTCGAATGCCGCATCAATGCCGAGGATTCCGAAAGTTTCCTGCCTTCGGCAGGCACGATCTCCGATCTGGCACTGCCGGAAGGGTCGGGTATCCGGGTCGATACCCATATTCACGCCGGCTATCGGGTTTCGCCCTATTATGACTCACTGATCGCCAAGTTGATCGTTCATGCGTCTACCCGGGCAGAAGCCATGGCCAAAATGCGCGAGGCGCTTGCTGCCACAAGGATAGAAGGGATTTCCACCAACCTGCCGTTACTGCGCATGTTGTTCGAGGATGAAGGGTTTGCCCGCGGCGAGACAGATATTCACTATCTGGAGCAATGGCTTCGGCAGAGGAGGGCGGCATGA
- a CDS encoding 4-hydroxythreonine-4-phosphate dehydrogenase PdxA — protein MNDMRAAYRPLIALAMGDPAGVSPELAARLLVSERVHQAARLVVIGDRRILNDGAVVAGVIPELQPVSLSDISRQAVTAHAFVDLGNLAPADVRRGEAALIGGRFAIENFRNALELGRDGKVDAVCFTPFNKKAMRLAYPGYDDEIRFIADVLQFRQKMREFNVLEKIWNARVTSHIPLSAVASHMSQEAILAELDLTRRCLVKAGIAEPKIAVAGLNPHAGDGGSFGMEEIDIIEPAVIRSVEMGWQVEGPFPADTVFLTALKGGFHAVLTMYHDQGQIAMKMMGFDRGVTMLGGLPFPVCTPAHGTAYDIAGKGIANVGASEEAVLLAARMVAQGEASAA, from the coding sequence ATGAATGACATGCGCGCGGCTTATCGTCCCCTCATCGCACTTGCCATGGGCGACCCCGCAGGCGTCAGCCCCGAATTGGCGGCCCGACTGCTTGTTTCCGAACGGGTGCACCAAGCCGCGCGGCTGGTGGTTATCGGCGACCGCCGTATTCTGAACGATGGAGCGGTGGTTGCGGGTGTAATCCCCGAGCTGCAGCCGGTGTCCTTGAGCGATATCAGCCGGCAGGCAGTGACAGCGCATGCCTTCGTGGACCTCGGCAATCTGGCGCCTGCCGATGTGCGCAGAGGGGAGGCGGCTCTCATCGGAGGGCGCTTTGCCATTGAAAACTTCCGCAATGCCCTCGAACTTGGCCGTGACGGCAAAGTGGATGCGGTATGCTTCACGCCCTTCAACAAGAAGGCCATGCGCCTTGCCTATCCGGGCTATGACGACGAAATTCGCTTCATCGCCGATGTGCTGCAGTTCCGGCAGAAGATGCGGGAATTCAACGTGCTGGAAAAGATCTGGAATGCGCGCGTGACGTCGCATATTCCGCTTTCGGCCGTTGCCTCCCACATGTCGCAGGAAGCCATTCTTGCGGAACTCGATCTTACGCGGAGATGCTTGGTCAAGGCCGGGATCGCCGAGCCCAAGATCGCGGTAGCCGGGCTCAATCCGCATGCCGGCGATGGCGGCAGCTTCGGTATGGAGGAAATCGACATCATCGAGCCCGCCGTCATCCGGAGTGTTGAGATGGGCTGGCAGGTCGAAGGACCGTTTCCTGCCGATACCGTATTCCTGACGGCGTTGAAAGGCGGCTTCCACGCAGTTCTAACCATGTATCACGATCAGGGTCAGATCGCGATGAAGATGATGGGTTTCGATCGCGGCGTGACAATGCTCGGTGGATTGCCGTTCCCTGTCTGCACACCCGCGCATGGTACAGCCTATGATATTGCCGGCAAGGGCATCGCCAATGTCGGCGCCAGCGAGGAGGCCGTCTTGCTTGCTGCGCGGATGGTTGCGCAAGGCGAGGCGAGCGCCGCCTGA
- a CDS encoding biotin-dependent carboxyltransferase family protein: MIEIIETGPFNTIQDLGRPGYRDIGVTASGAMDPLAVKIGNILVGNDDDAAAIEVQTFPFKLQFVTGGVFAVTGADGSPVLDGRELIAWCTHVAEPGQILELRQPLRLARAYIVFRGGLDVPVLMGSRSTSLRGGFGGNAGRALIKGDRIEFGTSADALPLPASGLAVVEPAIALRDFFPAMIDGALPIRAIPAGEHELFAGDGEAFWSQSWRISSSSDRTGYRLSGEPIKPTATVEMRSHGVVPGVIQVPPAGEPIIQMSDANTAGGYPKIAGVIECDLWRLGQARIGTRLRFVRSTHAEARAVEQAVARYVGDVRRTSQMVKRALKAMA, from the coding sequence ATGATCGAGATCATTGAAACCGGCCCATTCAACACGATCCAGGATCTCGGCCGTCCCGGCTATCGCGACATCGGCGTCACAGCCAGCGGCGCGATGGACCCTCTTGCGGTGAAGATCGGCAATATCCTTGTTGGCAACGACGACGATGCGGCTGCGATAGAGGTTCAGACCTTTCCGTTCAAACTACAGTTCGTGACGGGCGGCGTCTTTGCCGTCACGGGTGCGGATGGCAGCCCCGTACTGGACGGACGGGAGCTGATTGCCTGGTGCACGCACGTCGCCGAGCCGGGCCAGATCCTCGAGCTAAGGCAGCCACTTAGGTTAGCACGTGCTTACATCGTCTTCCGTGGAGGGCTGGATGTGCCGGTTCTCATGGGCTCGCGCAGCACGTCCCTGCGCGGCGGCTTTGGCGGCAATGCCGGTCGCGCGCTCATCAAGGGCGACCGGATTGAATTTGGCACATCCGCCGATGCGCTCCCCCTGCCGGCAAGTGGTCTTGCCGTTGTCGAGCCTGCGATCGCCTTGCGCGACTTTTTCCCGGCCATGATCGACGGCGCGTTGCCGATCCGTGCGATACCGGCCGGCGAGCATGAGTTGTTCGCCGGGGATGGCGAGGCCTTCTGGAGCCAGAGCTGGAGGATATCGTCGAGCAGCGACCGCACCGGCTATCGCCTGTCCGGCGAACCGATCAAGCCGACGGCGACGGTCGAAATGCGCTCGCATGGCGTGGTGCCCGGCGTGATCCAGGTGCCCCCGGCCGGCGAGCCGATCATCCAGATGAGCGATGCCAATACCGCGGGTGGCTATCCGAAGATCGCCGGCGTCATCGAATGCGATCTGTGGCGGCTCGGCCAGGCGCGTATCGGCACCCGACTCCGCTTCGTCCGCTCGACGCATGCGGAGGCGCGTGCGGTTGAACAGGCCGTGGCCCGCTATGTCGGGGACGTCAGGCGAACGTCGCAAATGGTCAAGCGCGCCTTGAAGGCGATGGCCTGA
- a CDS encoding acetyl-CoA carboxylase, with protein MSAIDFSDPSTIAALADALTAAGVDGIEISRPGGNLRIIVSKAAGAQIKLTGNAQPEPAIPMAIIKAPMAGHFYPLHPSDSDAAERLPRRVSNRDVIGFIRISSVLLPIPAGRSGSLARQLVEPETLVGFGDPLFEIEPLP; from the coding sequence ATGAGTGCGATCGACTTTAGCGATCCTTCGACCATCGCGGCTCTGGCTGATGCGCTGACGGCGGCGGGCGTCGATGGCATAGAAATTTCGCGACCGGGCGGTAATCTACGCATCATCGTCTCGAAGGCTGCGGGCGCCCAAATCAAGCTGACAGGAAATGCGCAGCCCGAGCCGGCGATACCGATGGCGATCATCAAAGCGCCAATGGCTGGTCACTTCTATCCATTGCATCCTTCGGATTCCGATGCAGCCGAGCGTCTGCCTCGCAGGGTCTCAAACCGGGATGTGATCGGCTTTATCCGCATTAGTTCCGTTCTGCTTCCCATTCCCGCCGGCAGATCCGGTTCGCTGGCCAGGCAATTGGTGGAGCCTGAAACCCTGGTCGGATTCGGTGATCCCCTGTTCGAAATCGAGCCGCTGCCATGA
- a CDS encoding 5-oxoprolinase subunit PxpA: MKIDLNSDMGEGFGPYRLCDDEAMMKIVSSANIACGFHGGDPETMARMVRLAKENGVGIGAHPGLPDRSGFGRREMPFQPDELRQQMLYQLGALIAIARSEGMTVGHFSFHAAMGNMVNRDAALADLMMNAISTVDPRLVVFVTSGSEIEKAARRAKLKTLALFLADRAYDADGRLVTRGLPGALVKDEAAVRKRVRRFLTDGTVEAIDGSTLEMPARSILVHSDTPGSLDLARIIRSEIEASGATLAPAAELAS, encoded by the coding sequence GTGAAAATCGATCTGAATTCCGACATGGGCGAAGGTTTCGGTCCTTATCGGCTATGCGATGACGAGGCGATGATGAAGATCGTGTCGTCTGCCAACATCGCCTGCGGTTTTCATGGCGGTGACCCGGAAACGATGGCGCGCATGGTGCGTCTCGCGAAGGAGAACGGTGTCGGCATCGGCGCGCATCCGGGCCTGCCGGACCGATCCGGTTTCGGCCGGCGCGAGATGCCGTTCCAGCCGGACGAGCTTCGGCAGCAGATGCTTTACCAGCTCGGCGCGCTGATTGCGATCGCCAGGAGCGAGGGCATGACCGTCGGACATTTCAGCTTTCATGCGGCCATGGGCAATATGGTCAACCGCGATGCGGCGCTCGCCGATCTGATGATGAATGCCATCTCCACGGTCGATCCGCGTCTGGTCGTCTTCGTGACGTCGGGCAGTGAAATCGAAAAGGCGGCAAGGCGCGCGAAACTCAAGACGCTGGCGCTGTTTCTGGCCGACCGCGCCTATGATGCCGACGGCAGGCTCGTCACCCGCGGTCTGCCGGGCGCGCTGGTTAAGGACGAGGCCGCGGTTCGCAAACGGGTGCGTCGCTTTCTGACGGATGGGACCGTCGAGGCGATCGACGGCAGCACGCTTGAAATGCCGGCCCGGTCGATCCTCGTCCACAGCGATACGCCCGGCTCGCTCGACCTTGCCCGTATCATCCGCAGCGAAATCGAGGCTTCTGGTGCGACCCTCGCGCCCGCGGCAGAACTTGCATCCTGA
- a CDS encoding LysR substrate-binding domain-containing protein — protein MEPRFDHNRLPPLQTLQTFSVVAETGSFTAAAAELNLSQSAISRQVQQLEHYFGCSLFERHTRKVALTERGMALIPIVDGLLASLKTSFEATRTTVRSLTIRMPPTFARKWFLPRLPDLHSHHEDLNINIDTAWFLRPTFSVGDIDMLITYGNGHWPGMDVLPLLREQLTPMCSPQFLSRLGDPPEVKNLQNCVLLHSNPRHSDWTLWLQAEGAYSFQASRHQVFDTQDFAMTAAASGYGVTMGDLVFSRQDLESGELVAPFERIIDSGYGYYALWPARAEARQKVRAFSDWLGHACNATADGFGGDRT, from the coding sequence ATGGAGCCGAGGTTCGATCACAACAGATTGCCGCCGCTGCAGACGCTGCAAACCTTTTCCGTTGTCGCGGAAACGGGCAGTTTCACGGCGGCGGCGGCAGAACTCAATCTCAGCCAAAGTGCAATCAGCCGGCAGGTGCAGCAGCTCGAGCATTATTTCGGCTGCAGCCTGTTCGAGCGCCACACCCGCAAGGTGGCGCTGACGGAACGCGGCATGGCGCTGATCCCGATCGTCGACGGCCTGCTCGCCTCGTTGAAGACCTCGTTCGAGGCAACGCGAACGACGGTGCGCTCTCTGACTATTCGCATGCCGCCGACCTTCGCGCGCAAATGGTTCCTGCCTCGCCTGCCGGATCTTCATAGCCATCATGAAGACCTGAACATCAATATCGATACCGCCTGGTTCCTGCGGCCGACCTTTTCCGTCGGCGATATCGACATGTTGATCACCTACGGCAACGGCCACTGGCCCGGCATGGATGTGCTGCCGCTATTGCGGGAGCAGCTGACGCCGATGTGCTCGCCGCAATTTCTATCCAGGCTCGGCGATCCGCCCGAGGTGAAGAACCTGCAGAACTGCGTCCTGCTGCACTCCAATCCGCGCCATAGCGACTGGACGCTCTGGCTGCAGGCCGAAGGCGCCTATTCGTTCCAGGCCTCTCGTCATCAGGTCTTTGACACGCAGGATTTCGCGATGACCGCGGCTGCGAGCGGCTATGGCGTAACGATGGGCGATCTCGTGTTTTCTCGACAGGATCTGGAGAGCGGCGAGCTGGTCGCTCCTTTCGAGCGGATCATCGACAGCGGCTACGGCTATTATGCGCTTTGGCCGGCAAGAGCCGAAGCGCGCCAGAAGGTGCGGGCCTTTTCCGACTGGCTCGGGCACGCTTGCAATGCAACTGCCGACGGCTTTGGGGGCGATCGGACCTGA
- the pxpB gene encoding 5-oxoprolinase subunit PxpB gives MIATSNTITSSREIVPAAKGRARISCIGTRSFLLEAPGEFDLPAQRWIWALARTVRGWTDIAEVIPGMTNLLAILKETPEDPDLVTLRLLEAWNNAESLDLAGKVIEIPVHYGGAYAIDLPAICDFCGLSDREVVRLHHEASYRVFALGSAPGFGYLHGLDPRIYMPRKTVPSLRMEKGSVTIGGMQTGVAMLTGPNGWNSLGHAELQMFDPTSATPALMMPGDIVRFLPARIEL, from the coding sequence ATGATTGCTACGTCGAACACCATCACCTCGTCGCGCGAAATCGTTCCCGCCGCCAAGGGCCGGGCACGGATTTCCTGCATCGGCACGCGATCTTTCTTGCTGGAAGCGCCGGGCGAATTCGATTTGCCCGCGCAGCGATGGATCTGGGCTTTGGCGCGGACGGTGAGGGGCTGGACCGATATAGCGGAAGTAATCCCCGGAATGACCAATCTCCTGGCGATCCTCAAGGAGACGCCGGAGGACCCCGATCTGGTCACGCTCCGGCTTCTTGAGGCATGGAACAACGCCGAGAGCTTGGACCTCGCGGGAAAAGTCATCGAAATCCCGGTTCACTATGGTGGCGCCTATGCAATCGATCTTCCCGCCATCTGCGACTTTTGCGGCTTGAGCGACCGTGAGGTCGTGCGCCTGCATCACGAGGCGAGCTACCGCGTCTTCGCCTTGGGGAGCGCTCCCGGTTTCGGCTATCTGCACGGGCTCGATCCGCGCATCTATATGCCACGCAAGACCGTTCCATCGCTCAGGATGGAGAAGGGCAGCGTCACGATCGGTGGAATGCAAACGGGCGTTGCGATGCTAACTGGCCCGAATGGCTGGAATTCCCTCGGCCACGCCGAGCTGCAGATGTTCGATCCGACCTCAGCGACGCCGGCTTTGATGATGCCCGGCGATATCGTCCGCTTTCTGCCGGCAAGGATCGAGCTATGA
- a CDS encoding alpha-glucosidase yields the protein MSVPTSSAPPETTLATAAWWKRAVVYQVYPRSFADANGDGIGDLRGLINHLDYLAWLGVDVIWLSPVYPSPQDDNGYDISDYRDIDPLFGSLADFDELIEKMHAHDMRLLMDLVVNHTSDEHPWFVESRASRDNPKRDWYYWRDRKADGSAPNNWKSRFSGSAWEYDEVTDQSYLHLFSRKQPDLNWENPELRQAVYEMMRWWLDRGVDGFRMDVINFISKVDGLPDAIGTDASSDGRQHYIHGPRLLEFLSEMRREVFDGRDKVLLTVGETPQAIVDHAKALTDERTGALNMVFQFAHMQVDQIGATRWAPTTLELGKLKAVMGHWQDGLADAGWNSLYFNNHDQPRALSRWGNTSQYRVQSAKAIATVLHMHRGTPYIYQGEEIGMTNPELKTIDDLLDVQSRNYYFSCMAADPAQDQEALMRVIRPMARDNARSPVQWDASINAGFSTGKPWMAINPNYKTINIEAERADPHSVLHHYRQLVALRHEHDVIAYGSSKLEALDDPQLYIIIRTLGDERAVMLANLSSEPAAVDGGAYASPDLKLVSSNYDDDAEPMEAIKILRPWEALIFLSSAQ from the coding sequence ATGTCCGTCCCAACTTCCTCCGCGCCTCCCGAAACGACACTTGCAACCGCGGCCTGGTGGAAACGCGCTGTCGTCTATCAGGTCTATCCAAGGAGCTTTGCCGACGCCAATGGCGACGGTATCGGTGATCTGCGCGGGCTGATCAACCACCTCGATTATCTTGCCTGGCTCGGCGTCGATGTCATTTGGCTTTCGCCCGTCTATCCCTCGCCGCAGGATGATAATGGCTACGATATCAGCGACTATCGCGACATCGATCCGCTGTTCGGCTCACTCGCCGATTTCGACGAACTGATCGAGAAAATGCATGCACACGACATGCGGCTGCTGATGGATCTGGTCGTGAACCACACGTCGGACGAACATCCCTGGTTTGTCGAATCCCGCGCCTCGCGCGATAACCCCAAGCGCGACTGGTATTACTGGCGGGACCGCAAGGCGGATGGCTCGGCCCCAAACAACTGGAAGTCACGCTTTTCAGGTTCGGCCTGGGAATATGATGAGGTGACCGACCAGTCCTACCTGCATCTCTTCTCGCGCAAGCAGCCGGATCTCAATTGGGAGAACCCCGAACTGCGTCAGGCCGTCTACGAGATGATGCGCTGGTGGCTGGATCGCGGCGTGGATGGTTTCCGCATGGATGTCATCAACTTCATCTCCAAGGTCGACGGCCTTCCCGACGCGATCGGCACAGATGCATCGAGCGACGGCAGGCAGCACTATATCCACGGCCCGCGGCTGCTGGAGTTCCTGAGCGAAATGCGCCGCGAGGTGTTCGACGGTCGCGACAAAGTGCTGCTGACTGTCGGCGAAACGCCGCAGGCGATCGTCGATCATGCGAAGGCGCTGACTGACGAGCGAACCGGCGCGCTCAACATGGTCTTCCAGTTCGCGCATATGCAGGTGGATCAGATCGGCGCGACGCGCTGGGCACCGACGACGCTGGAGCTCGGTAAGCTCAAAGCCGTCATGGGACACTGGCAGGATGGCTTGGCCGACGCCGGCTGGAACAGCCTCTACTTCAACAATCACGACCAACCGCGCGCGCTATCGCGCTGGGGCAATACCAGCCAATACAGGGTTCAATCGGCCAAGGCCATCGCCACGGTTCTGCATATGCATCGAGGCACCCCCTACATTTATCAGGGCGAGGAGATCGGCATGACCAATCCCGAGCTGAAAACCATCGACGATCTTCTCGATGTCCAGTCGCGCAACTATTACTTTTCGTGTATGGCAGCCGATCCCGCGCAGGATCAGGAGGCACTGATGCGCGTCATCAGGCCAATGGCGCGGGACAATGCCCGCAGCCCGGTTCAATGGGATGCAAGCATCAATGCCGGCTTTTCGACCGGCAAACCCTGGATGGCCATCAATCCCAATTACAAGACGATCAATATCGAGGCCGAAAGGGCCGACCCGCATTCGGTGCTGCATCACTACCGGCAGTTGGTCGCACTCCGACACGAGCACGACGTGATCGCCTATGGCAGTTCAAAGCTCGAAGCGCTCGACGACCCGCAGCTCTATATCATCATCCGTACGCTCGGCGACGAGCGTGCCGTCATGCTTGCCAATCTCTCCTCCGAACCGGCAGCCGTCGACGGTGGTGCCTATGCGTCGCCCGATCTCAAGCTCGTATCGAGCAATTACGATGACGACGCCGAGCCGATGGAAGCAATCAAAATCCTGCGGCCATGGGAAGCTTTGATTTTCCTGTCATCTGCGCAATAA
- a CDS encoding acetyl-CoA carboxylase biotin carboxyl carrier protein subunit, protein MDLSKIKTLIDFVGRSNVTELTVTEKDVTVRIFRTLNPTDSFPSAQMAASVATGRAEQGCDISEKSQGTAVTVKAPIFGVLHRAPAPGQEPFVKVGDAVEEGQTLFIIEAMKVFNKIAAPQAGRIRHLTEIDGGEVETGEVLAEIA, encoded by the coding sequence ATGGATCTGTCGAAGATAAAAACACTGATCGATTTTGTTGGACGATCCAACGTTACCGAGCTCACGGTAACGGAAAAGGATGTTACGGTTCGGATCTTCCGAACGCTCAATCCGACGGATTCGTTTCCTTCAGCGCAGATGGCTGCCAGCGTAGCAACTGGTCGCGCTGAACAAGGCTGCGATATTTCAGAAAAGTCGCAAGGCACCGCTGTGACCGTGAAGGCGCCGATCTTCGGTGTCTTGCACCGGGCACCAGCACCCGGGCAGGAGCCTTTCGTCAAGGTTGGCGACGCGGTGGAGGAGGGGCAGACGCTCTTCATCATCGAAGCGATGAAGGTCTTCAACAAGATCGCGGCCCCGCAGGCTGGCCGCATCAGGCACCTTACCGAAATAGATGGCGGTGAAGTCGAGACGGGCGAAGTCCTGGCGGAGATCGCGTAG
- the argH gene encoding argininosuccinate lyase codes for MRNQKEATWSPLFKEAVSRDFESFHECLDQDKRIALHDVAGSKVHAEMLARAGILTAGDNAQIQTGLDQVAEEMRSGAFEWKTELEDVHTNVEDRLIALIGDAGKKLHTARSRNDQVATDIRLYAREQLDLLADDLKTLIGAFVDLAEKHADAIMPGFTHLQVAQPVTFGHHLMAYVEMFLRDLDRVGAARERLNVSPLGAAALAGTGYPIDPEYSASELGFSTSFANSLDAVSDRDYVVDVCSAGSIIMGHLSRFSEEVILWCTPMFDFIEVGDQFCTGSSIMPQKRNPDLAELVRGKAARVMGNLAFSAALMKSQPLAFNKDQQESKPPLTDTLETVRAAVSVTAQMIPTITAKHAKMLAAANQGYSTATDLADYLVRAGLPFRDAHHAVAAIVGAARDKALPTLSELSLADMQAFSPGIREDVFEVLTVEGSVASRDHKGGTAPRRVREAIETVRRAIA; via the coding sequence ATGAGAAACCAGAAAGAAGCCACATGGTCCCCGCTGTTCAAGGAGGCCGTCTCCAGGGATTTCGAAAGCTTTCACGAATGTCTTGATCAGGACAAGCGCATCGCCCTGCACGACGTTGCTGGTTCCAAGGTTCATGCCGAAATGCTTGCCCGCGCTGGCATTCTGACTGCCGGGGACAACGCGCAGATCCAGACCGGCCTCGACCAGGTGGCGGAAGAAATGCGCTCCGGCGCCTTCGAGTGGAAGACGGAGCTTGAAGACGTTCATACCAATGTCGAGGATCGGCTGATCGCGCTGATCGGCGATGCCGGCAAGAAGCTGCACACCGCAAGATCGCGCAACGATCAGGTGGCGACGGACATTCGTCTCTATGCGCGCGAGCAACTGGATCTTCTTGCTGATGATCTAAAGACGCTCATCGGCGCCTTCGTCGACCTTGCCGAGAAACACGCCGATGCGATCATGCCGGGCTTCACCCATCTGCAGGTGGCGCAGCCCGTGACCTTCGGTCACCATCTCATGGCCTATGTCGAAATGTTCCTGCGCGATCTCGATCGTGTCGGCGCGGCGCGCGAACGCCTCAACGTTTCACCGCTTGGTGCCGCAGCGCTCGCAGGCACCGGCTATCCGATCGATCCCGAATACAGCGCCTCCGAGCTTGGTTTCTCTACGTCCTTTGCCAACTCGCTCGACGCCGTTTCCGACCGTGATTATGTCGTCGATGTCTGCAGTGCCGGCTCGATCATCATGGGACACCTGTCGCGTTTCAGCGAGGAAGTCATCCTCTGGTGCACGCCGATGTTCGATTTCATCGAAGTGGGCGACCAGTTCTGCACCGGCTCCTCGATCATGCCGCAGAAGCGCAATCCGGATCTTGCGGAGCTTGTGCGCGGCAAGGCCGCCCGTGTTATGGGCAATCTCGCCTTTTCGGCTGCGCTGATGAAAAGCCAGCCGCTCGCTTTCAATAAGGACCAGCAGGAATCGAAGCCGCCGCTCACCGATACGCTCGAGACCGTCCGCGCTGCGGTCAGCGTCACGGCGCAGATGATCCCGACCATCACGGCCAAGCATGCAAAGATGCTCGCGGCTGCCAATCAGGGCTATTCCACGGCAACCGATCTTGCCGATTACCTCGTCCGCGCCGGTCTGCCGTTTCGCGATGCGCACCACGCCGTGGCCGCGATCGTCGGTGCTGCCCGCGACAAGGCGCTGCCGACGCTTTCGGAGCTTTCGCTCGCCGACATGCAGGCCTTTTCGCCTGGTATTCGCGAGGATGTCTTCGAGGTGCTGACTGTCGAGGGTTCTGTCGCCAGCCGCGATCACAAGGGCGGCACAGCGCCGCGAAGGGTCCGGGAAGCCATCGAGACGGTGCGCCGCGCGATCGCCTGA